From a region of the Thermoleophilaceae bacterium genome:
- a CDS encoding thiamine pyrophosphate-dependent enzyme translates to MAQGSGTPTVRDATLDAMRRHGLTTIFANPGSTEIAFLAGLPDDFEFILGLHEAAVVAMATGYAIGRGEPAFVNIHTTPGLGNAVAALSTARVNRAPMVVMVGQQDRRHLALEPFLTGRLEGLAGDYPVWVNQPVQAVDVPGAVARAAYEAATRRGPAIVIVPQDDWLAPYERGGTEEPAPAHLVRSSGVEHGAVEELAGLFADSERPALVSGYGTSDQRGWNALVGLAEHLNCPVWQEAFGGAAGFPQDHELFAGFLPAGRKRLRETLAGHDLVVAVGAPIFRQYIYEPGPFVEPGTRLAIITDVAEEAHRSPADLALLAPPAAVCEMLVSELPSREGPRPPARPAPPPVEPPAEGEPLRASHVLAALAERLPRDVVLLEESPSSGPELRQRIPAREPLGFLSAAMGGLGFALPGSMGLKKALPDRPVVAIAGDGSSIYTIQSLWSAAHYGMGSLMVVLTNGRYAVMDRLAEMSGKQGVWPAFDVEISALARPFGCDARRVERHDELISTLDEVVPTLRERREPLLLEVVVATESTFSP, encoded by the coding sequence ATGGCCCAGGGCTCCGGGACTCCGACGGTGCGGGACGCGACGCTCGACGCGATGCGCCGCCACGGCCTCACCACGATCTTCGCGAATCCGGGTTCCACCGAGATCGCGTTCCTGGCGGGCCTGCCCGACGACTTCGAGTTCATCCTCGGCCTGCACGAGGCCGCCGTGGTGGCGATGGCCACGGGCTACGCGATCGGGCGCGGCGAGCCCGCGTTCGTGAACATCCACACCACGCCGGGCCTCGGCAATGCGGTGGCAGCGCTCTCCACCGCGCGCGTGAACCGCGCGCCGATGGTGGTGATGGTGGGCCAGCAGGACCGGCGCCATCTCGCGCTCGAGCCGTTCCTCACGGGGCGGCTGGAAGGGCTGGCCGGCGACTACCCGGTGTGGGTGAACCAGCCGGTGCAGGCGGTGGACGTGCCGGGCGCGGTGGCGCGCGCCGCGTACGAGGCAGCCACGCGGCGCGGCCCCGCGATCGTGATCGTGCCGCAGGACGACTGGCTCGCGCCATACGAGCGCGGCGGCACCGAGGAGCCGGCACCCGCGCATCTGGTGCGCTCGAGTGGCGTGGAGCACGGCGCGGTGGAGGAGCTCGCGGGCCTCTTCGCGGACTCGGAGCGGCCCGCGCTCGTGTCCGGCTACGGCACCTCCGATCAGCGCGGGTGGAACGCGCTGGTGGGCCTTGCCGAGCATCTGAACTGTCCGGTCTGGCAGGAAGCTTTTGGCGGCGCGGCGGGGTTCCCCCAGGACCACGAGCTGTTCGCCGGCTTCCTGCCTGCCGGGCGGAAGCGTCTGCGTGAGACGCTCGCGGGCCACGACCTCGTGGTTGCGGTGGGCGCGCCGATCTTCCGCCAGTACATCTACGAGCCCGGCCCGTTCGTGGAACCGGGCACGCGCCTCGCGATCATCACCGACGTCGCGGAGGAGGCGCACCGCAGCCCGGCCGACCTCGCGCTGCTCGCCCCGCCCGCGGCGGTGTGCGAGATGCTCGTGAGCGAGCTGCCGTCGCGCGAGGGACCGCGGCCGCCGGCGCGGCCCGCGCCCCCGCCCGTGGAGCCGCCCGCCGAGGGCGAGCCGCTACGGGCAAGTCACGTCCTGGCCGCGCTTGCCGAGCGGCTGCCGCGCGACGTGGTGCTGCTCGAGGAGAGCCCGTCGAGCGGTCCGGAGCTGCGCCAGCGCATTCCGGCGCGCGAGCCGCTCGGCTTCCTCAGCGCCGCGATGGGCGGCCTCGGCTTCGCGCTGCCCGGGTCCATGGGCCTGAAGAAGGCGCTGCCCGATCGCCCGGTGGTGGCGATCGCCGGCGACGGCTCCTCCATCTACACGATCCAGTCGCTCTGGAGCGCGGCCCATTACGGCATGGGCTCGCTGATGGTCGTGCTGACGAACGGCCGCTATGCCGTGATGGACCGGCTTGCCGAGATGAGCGGCAAGCAGGGCGTGTGGCCCGCCTTCGACGTCGAGATCTCGGCGCTCGCCCGGCCCTTCGGCTGCGACGCGCGGCGGGTCGAGCGCCACGACGAGCTGATCAGCACGCTCGACGAGGTGGTGCCGACGCTCCGCGAGCGCCGGGAGCCGCTGCTGCTCGAGGTGGTCGTCGCCACCGAGAGCACGTTCTCCCCTTAG
- a CDS encoding NAD(P)-dependent alcohol dehydrogenase — translation MRAALLREYHTRLELVDHPTPEITRPDEVLVRVGGAGVCATDLHAIEGLMEPAGVSLPRVLGHENAGWVEAVGDLVSTVAPGDPVILYPPYSCGLCVPCRRGDDMHCVNHDFTGLSLDGGFADYVLVRERSVIRLPYGLSPAEVAPHADAGLTAYHAVRRMAHLMRPGTTTVVIGVGGVGHIAVQLARELGSSRVLAVDTEDERLALARELGADEAVTGGPGAAAAVRELTHGRGADVVLDFVGTDSTHTGSMEMLARAGTYSVVGYGGNLPLTSMELVVDEKAVVANLVGSWIDLYELIQLHAAGRVKLRVETHPLDAINDVLDKLRDGGIIGRAVLVPG, via the coding sequence ATGAGGGCGGCACTGCTGCGGGAGTACCACACGCGTCTCGAGCTGGTGGACCATCCCACGCCCGAGATCACACGGCCTGACGAGGTGCTGGTGCGGGTGGGCGGCGCGGGCGTGTGCGCCACCGACCTTCACGCCATCGAGGGGCTGATGGAGCCGGCGGGAGTGTCGCTGCCACGCGTGCTCGGCCATGAGAACGCGGGCTGGGTGGAAGCGGTGGGCGACCTCGTGAGCACCGTCGCGCCCGGCGATCCCGTGATCCTCTACCCGCCATACAGCTGTGGCCTGTGCGTCCCATGCCGTCGCGGCGACGACATGCACTGCGTGAACCACGACTTCACCGGGCTCTCGCTCGACGGCGGCTTCGCGGACTACGTGCTCGTGCGCGAGCGCTCGGTGATCAGGCTGCCGTACGGCCTTTCGCCGGCCGAGGTAGCGCCGCACGCCGACGCCGGCCTCACGGCGTACCACGCGGTTCGCCGCATGGCGCACCTGATGAGACCGGGCACCACGACCGTGGTGATCGGCGTCGGCGGCGTGGGCCACATCGCTGTGCAGCTGGCGCGCGAGCTTGGATCGAGCCGCGTGCTGGCGGTGGACACCGAGGACGAGCGGCTGGCACTCGCGCGCGAGCTGGGCGCGGACGAGGCCGTGACCGGGGGCCCGGGCGCGGCGGCCGCCGTGCGCGAGCTCACCCACGGACGGGGCGCGGACGTGGTGCTCGACTTTGTGGGCACCGACTCCACCCACACGGGCTCGATGGAGATGCTCGCGCGCGCGGGCACCTACTCGGTGGTGGGCTACGGCGGCAACCTGCCGCTCACCTCGATGGAGCTCGTGGTGGACGAGAAGGCCGTGGTGGCGAACCTCGTGGGAAGCTGGATCGACCTGTACGAGCTGATCCAGCTGCACGCCGCCGGTCGCGTGAAGCTGAGGGTGGAGACGCATCCGCTGGACGCGATCAACGACGTTCTCGACAAGCTGCGCGACGGCGGCATCATCGGCCGCGCCGTGCTGGTGCCCGGATAG
- a CDS encoding FadR/GntR family transcriptional regulator, with product MASVDRFSPVRLDASEHIAHEIRLYVERKGLKPGDRIGTENELAREFGVSRPTLREALRLLAGSHLIQVNQGRAGGIFVSATANESMGRNVSQAIATMLATESVSLHELLEARIYLEVPLAGLAAEHATKETVAELESALAAAEGNDPASAEFRAADGRFHKAIADAAGNELMVAFTSWILEVLQPSLVDYMGPALSADDILDQHRRILRAIRRGQPAAAQRAMLQHIEHVRRVVRKLDSRRATGS from the coding sequence GTGGCCTCCGTCGATCGGTTCTCGCCCGTCCGGCTCGACGCGAGTGAGCACATCGCCCACGAGATCCGCCTCTACGTCGAGCGCAAGGGGCTCAAGCCGGGCGATCGGATCGGCACCGAGAACGAGCTTGCGCGCGAGTTCGGAGTGAGCCGCCCGACGCTGCGCGAGGCGCTGCGGCTGCTCGCGGGCTCGCACCTCATCCAGGTGAACCAGGGCCGGGCGGGCGGCATCTTCGTCTCCGCGACCGCGAACGAGAGCATGGGCCGCAACGTGAGCCAGGCGATAGCCACGATGCTCGCGACCGAGAGCGTGTCGCTGCACGAGCTGCTCGAGGCGAGGATCTACCTGGAGGTCCCGCTCGCCGGCCTCGCCGCCGAGCACGCCACCAAGGAGACCGTGGCCGAGCTCGAGAGCGCGCTCGCCGCCGCCGAGGGCAACGATCCGGCATCGGCCGAGTTCCGCGCGGCGGACGGCCGCTTTCACAAGGCGATCGCGGACGCCGCGGGCAACGAGCTGATGGTGGCGTTCACGAGCTGGATCCTCGAGGTGCTGCAGCCGTCGCTCGTGGACTACATGGGCCCGGCGCTCAGCGCAGACGACATCCTCGACCAGCACCGGCGCATCCTGCGGGCGATCCGGCGCGGCCAGCCGGCGGCGGCTCAGAGGGCGATGCTCCAGCACATCGAGCACGTGCGCCGGGTGGTGCGCAAGCTCGACTCCCGTCGCGCGACCGGAAGCTAG
- a CDS encoding right-handed parallel beta-helix repeat-containing protein, with protein MRKAAFVAVIASLAVAAPAMAAKYPPAKDPPGVQKAPKGPHHTLRVGKHAKFKTIQAAVKAARAGDRIRVAHGTYKGQVKISGAKKRYLQIIGDVKHPNKVVVELKGRHGAAAQNGFFILGADQVRVAGFQAQHYKANGFFALNVHGYKFDHDIAKWGGTYGLYAFNSYGGVMTNDVGAWNNDAGFYIGQTPPQTKPTRSIASHLKAYGNVIGWSGTNMRYVTITKSQFWNNGTGIVPNAEDSEKLPPAEDNVISNNEVFWNNFDYYLGAPFKREKTEVGGVPYPVGVGILLYGGHRNTVENNNVYGNWLTGVAGIQAITLKEANLQTLIGNKVTGNRFGLGGTDLNGYDLYYDGDGSDNCWASNSGVTTMLPANGSTFAACPFSGPNAFDATAQQTAFNWAVNPNHEVGWQQHPHVTKKGYLPLVHWTKGRGDK; from the coding sequence ATGCGCAAAGCCGCATTCGTAGCCGTGATCGCATCGCTTGCCGTCGCCGCGCCGGCGATGGCCGCCAAGTACCCGCCGGCGAAGGACCCGCCGGGCGTGCAGAAGGCGCCCAAGGGGCCGCACCACACGCTCCGCGTTGGCAAGCACGCCAAGTTCAAGACGATCCAGGCGGCGGTGAAGGCCGCAAGGGCGGGCGACAGGATCCGCGTTGCGCACGGCACCTACAAGGGCCAGGTGAAGATCAGCGGCGCGAAGAAGCGCTACCTGCAGATCATCGGCGACGTGAAGCACCCGAACAAGGTCGTCGTCGAGCTGAAGGGCCGGCACGGCGCCGCGGCCCAGAACGGCTTCTTCATCCTGGGCGCGGATCAGGTGCGCGTGGCGGGCTTCCAGGCGCAGCACTACAAGGCCAACGGCTTCTTCGCCCTCAACGTGCACGGGTACAAGTTCGACCACGACATCGCGAAGTGGGGCGGCACCTACGGGCTCTACGCGTTCAACTCCTATGGCGGCGTGATGACCAATGACGTGGGCGCGTGGAACAACGACGCCGGCTTCTACATCGGGCAGACCCCGCCGCAGACCAAGCCCACCCGCTCGATCGCCTCGCACCTCAAGGCGTACGGCAACGTGATCGGCTGGTCAGGCACGAACATGCGCTACGTGACGATCACGAAGTCGCAGTTCTGGAACAACGGCACCGGGATCGTGCCGAACGCCGAGGACAGCGAGAAGCTGCCGCCGGCCGAGGACAACGTGATCTCGAACAACGAGGTGTTCTGGAACAACTTCGACTACTACCTCGGCGCGCCGTTCAAGCGCGAGAAGACCGAGGTGGGCGGAGTGCCGTACCCGGTGGGCGTGGGCATCCTGCTGTACGGCGGCCACAGGAACACCGTGGAGAACAACAACGTCTACGGCAACTGGCTCACAGGCGTGGCCGGGATCCAGGCGATCACGCTGAAGGAGGCGAACCTCCAAACGCTCATCGGCAACAAGGTCACCGGCAACAGGTTCGGGCTGGGCGGCACCGACCTGAACGGCTACGACCTCTACTACGACGGCGACGGCTCGGACAACTGCTGGGCATCGAACAGCGGCGTGACCACGATGCTGCCGGCCAACGGCTCGACGTTCGCCGCGTGCCCGTTCAGCGGGCCCAACGCGTTCGACGCGACCGCGCAGCAGACCGCGTTCAACTGGGCCGTGAACCCGAACCACGAGGTGGGGTGGCAGCAGCACCCGCACGTGACGAAGAAGGGCTACCTGCCGCTGGTCCACTGGACCAAGGGCCGGGGGGACAAGTGA
- a CDS encoding cupredoxin domain-containing protein — protein sequence MRRALLLAVSMCALALAIAGASAASSTKPKTVKVKVSDDYYAPVKLTVKAGTKIRWVWVDGNYDTHDVRLGRHPKGVKKFKSELAASDFSFSRKLTVPGTYKIFCSIHRTMRQTIVVKR from the coding sequence GTGAGGCGGGCGCTCCTGCTCGCCGTTTCGATGTGTGCGCTCGCGCTGGCAATTGCCGGCGCGAGCGCCGCGTCGAGCACGAAGCCGAAGACCGTGAAGGTGAAGGTGAGCGACGACTACTACGCCCCGGTGAAGCTCACCGTGAAGGCCGGCACGAAGATCCGCTGGGTGTGGGTTGACGGCAACTACGACACCCACGACGTCCGCTTGGGCAGGCACCCGAAGGGCGTGAAGAAGTTCAAGTCCGAGCTCGCCGCGAGCGACTTCTCGTTCTCACGCAAGCTCACGGTCCCCGGCACCTACAAGATCTTCTGCTCGATACATCGGACGATGCGGCAGACCATCGTGGTCAAGCGCTGA
- a CDS encoding aldo/keto reductase, with protein sequence MGELPHRPLGGSGISVSCLSLGSWRTYERIPREDGIAVMRAARESGIDFLDDARYNDETGDAPMPTGYSEVVFGELFRAAGWARDEVTVANKLWWEFWPDQSAAQELDASLGRMGLDHVDLIYTEPPPKDLELPDLVEQVVGLISAGKARAWGLLNWTPAQIEWGTRVADSLGMPAPCAAQLPYSLVRRDWVEDPAQVDALREAGASVVASYTLAGGTLTGKYSAGQGGRMEGSRDDPVWKHAFKTGEELRRFADERGESPAALALVFALANPIVASVLFGATRPDQIAQNLEAIDLLNEMSGEDLTALQEIGATPS encoded by the coding sequence GTGGGAGAGCTTCCGCACCGACCACTCGGCGGATCCGGCATCTCCGTGTCGTGCCTGTCGCTGGGCTCGTGGCGAACGTACGAGCGGATTCCCCGCGAGGACGGCATCGCGGTGATGCGCGCGGCGCGCGAGAGCGGCATCGACTTCCTCGACGACGCCCGCTACAACGACGAGACGGGCGATGCGCCCATGCCCACCGGCTACTCCGAGGTGGTGTTCGGCGAGCTGTTCCGGGCGGCGGGATGGGCTCGCGACGAGGTGACGGTGGCCAACAAGCTCTGGTGGGAGTTCTGGCCCGACCAGTCCGCGGCGCAGGAGCTCGACGCGTCACTCGGACGCATGGGGCTCGACCACGTGGACCTCATCTACACCGAGCCGCCGCCGAAGGATCTGGAGCTCCCCGACCTCGTGGAACAGGTGGTGGGCCTCATCTCCGCCGGCAAGGCGCGCGCGTGGGGGCTGCTCAACTGGACCCCCGCCCAGATCGAGTGGGGCACCCGCGTGGCCGATTCGCTGGGCATGCCGGCGCCGTGCGCAGCCCAGCTCCCGTACAGCCTCGTGCGCCGCGACTGGGTGGAGGATCCCGCCCAGGTGGACGCGCTGCGCGAGGCCGGCGCGAGCGTGGTGGCCTCCTACACCCTTGCGGGCGGCACCCTCACCGGCAAGTACTCCGCGGGCCAGGGCGGCCGCATGGAGGGGTCGCGAGACGACCCGGTCTGGAAGCACGCGTTCAAGACCGGCGAAGAGCTGAGGAGGTTCGCGGACGAGCGAGGCGAATCGCCGGCGGCGCTCGCTCTCGTGTTCGCCCTGGCGAACCCAATCGTGGCGAGCGTGCTGTTCGGAGCCACAAGACCAGACCAGATAGCCCAGAACCTCGAGGCAATCGACCTCCTGAACGAAATGAGCGGAGAGGACCTCACGGCGCTGCAGGAGATAGGCGCCACGCCCTCGTAG
- a CDS encoding MFS transporter codes for MALSHENSISRQVTLAVVSLATAMLMLDIAVVNTALSSISKDLHTGLSGLQWVIDAYTLALATVVLSFGSLADRLGRKRVFIAGLAVFTLSSLVCALSGSIVMLDAARAVQGLGAAAMFAVSLALLAHAYPGMRERAGALAVYGATIGASFAVGPLVGGLLTSGAGWRWIFLVNIPFGIIAIAATLARVEESRDEQARSIDWLGQIVLGGGLFLLVLALLRGNDQGWGSTAIIAELSGAAVLFALFAYVEQRVKEPMLPLHFFRNRGFAATQAGTVAISASFFAVFIYTTLYLQNILGLSAIETGLVYMPGTVVMFFVSGASAQLGEKVSPRLMISGGLALVAAGMLLMTVAGVHSSWTIILPGEIIALIGTGLFNPAMSGVAMGSLPQRHSGLAAGAYDTFRQAGMAVGIAALGALIPASSALGHGNAQDYVDGLRAALVIGAFVALLGAFATAKLLRGRKNGLEIEADPALETA; via the coding sequence ATGGCCCTCTCACACGAAAACTCAATAAGCCGCCAGGTCACCCTCGCGGTGGTCTCGCTCGCCACGGCGATGCTGATGCTCGACATCGCCGTCGTGAACACTGCCCTCTCGAGCATCTCGAAAGACCTTCACACCGGCCTGAGCGGCCTCCAGTGGGTGATCGACGCCTACACGCTGGCGCTCGCGACGGTGGTTCTCTCCTTCGGTTCGCTCGCCGACCGGCTGGGGCGCAAGCGCGTCTTCATCGCCGGCCTGGCGGTGTTCACCCTCTCGTCGCTCGTGTGCGCGCTCTCGGGGAGCATCGTGATGCTCGACGCCGCCCGCGCGGTGCAGGGCCTCGGGGCCGCCGCGATGTTCGCGGTGTCGCTGGCTCTGCTGGCGCACGCCTACCCTGGCATGCGCGAGCGCGCCGGGGCGCTCGCCGTCTACGGCGCGACCATCGGCGCGTCGTTCGCCGTTGGCCCGCTGGTGGGCGGCCTGCTCACGAGCGGGGCCGGCTGGCGCTGGATCTTCCTCGTGAACATCCCGTTCGGCATCATCGCCATCGCCGCCACGCTCGCTCGCGTGGAGGAGTCGCGCGACGAGCAGGCTCGCTCCATCGACTGGCTCGGCCAGATCGTGCTCGGTGGCGGCCTCTTCCTACTGGTGCTCGCGCTGCTGCGCGGCAACGACCAGGGTTGGGGCAGCACCGCGATCATCGCCGAGCTCTCCGGCGCGGCCGTGCTGTTCGCGCTGTTCGCGTACGTCGAGCAGCGGGTGAAGGAGCCCATGCTCCCGTTGCACTTCTTCCGCAACCGCGGCTTCGCGGCCACGCAGGCGGGCACCGTGGCGATCTCGGCGTCCTTCTTCGCCGTGTTCATCTACACCACGCTCTACCTGCAGAACATCCTCGGGCTCTCGGCCATCGAGACCGGGCTCGTGTACATGCCGGGCACCGTGGTGATGTTCTTCGTGTCCGGCGCGAGCGCGCAGCTGGGCGAGAAGGTGTCGCCGCGGCTGATGATAAGCGGCGGCCTCGCACTGGTGGCTGCGGGCATGCTGCTGATGACCGTCGCGGGCGTGCACTCCTCGTGGACGATCATCCTGCCCGGCGAGATCATCGCGTTGATCGGCACCGGCCTCTTCAACCCCGCGATGAGCGGCGTGGCGATGGGCTCGCTGCCGCAGCGCCACAGCGGCCTCGCGGCCGGCGCGTACGACACGTTCCGCCAGGCCGGCATGGCGGTGGGCATCGCCGCCCTCGGCGCCCTCATCCCGGCCTCGTCAGCGCTCGGCCACGGGAACGCGCAGGACTACGTCGACGGGCTCCGCGCCGCCCTCGTCATCGGCGCCTTCGTGGCGCTGCTCGGCGCCTTCGCCACCGCGAAGCTGCTGCGCGGACGCAAGAACGGACTCGAGATCGAGGCCGACCCGGCGCTCGAGACCGCCTGA
- a CDS encoding multicopper oxidase domain-containing protein encodes MEDIKRRQFIADGTSAALLCALAGGHSFPFKTASDVKLADAAARKVKHPRTVAKDPVDSMSFPTPQPQPGGVAREYWIQARPVRWDPVPTGRDEWMKMPVPRRRKFMALAYQQFTPGFAQPISGPSIPGPILQAEVGDTLVVHFRNDDHHFGQAHTMHPHGVRYTPDYDGSYLSSFTRAGGFIAPGEEFTYTWECLPGSAGVWPYHDHGPNGTISVARGMFGGIIIREKGAKKPDVEQLLVMHALTPQVTQADAVFECFNGRAFAGNTPTVRARVGQDVAFHVYGGDGMFHTFHVHGHRWTGDAGAHVDNPTLGPHEVITARWTEDNVGRWLYHCHVFSHQDAGMAGWYLVEP; translated from the coding sequence ATGGAAGACATCAAGCGTCGACAGTTCATCGCCGACGGCACCTCTGCCGCGCTTCTGTGCGCGCTCGCGGGCGGTCACTCCTTCCCCTTCAAGACGGCGAGCGACGTGAAGCTCGCGGACGCCGCCGCGCGGAAGGTGAAGCACCCGAGGACGGTGGCGAAGGACCCGGTGGACTCGATGAGCTTCCCCACTCCCCAGCCGCAGCCTGGGGGCGTGGCGCGGGAGTACTGGATCCAGGCACGCCCGGTGCGCTGGGATCCGGTCCCAACCGGTCGCGATGAGTGGATGAAGATGCCGGTCCCGCGCAGGCGCAAGTTCATGGCGCTCGCCTACCAGCAGTTCACGCCCGGCTTCGCGCAGCCCATCAGCGGACCGAGCATCCCCGGGCCGATCCTCCAGGCCGAGGTGGGCGACACGCTGGTGGTGCACTTCCGCAACGACGACCACCACTTCGGGCAGGCGCACACGATGCACCCGCACGGCGTGCGCTACACGCCCGACTACGACGGCTCGTACCTCTCGAGCTTCACGCGCGCGGGAGGCTTCATCGCGCCGGGAGAGGAGTTCACCTACACGTGGGAATGCCTGCCCGGTTCGGCGGGTGTGTGGCCGTACCACGACCACGGGCCGAACGGGACGATCAGCGTGGCGCGCGGCATGTTCGGCGGGATCATCATCCGCGAGAAGGGCGCGAAGAAGCCGGACGTCGAGCAGTTGCTCGTGATGCACGCCCTCACCCCGCAGGTGACCCAGGCCGACGCCGTGTTCGAGTGCTTCAACGGCCGCGCCTTCGCCGGCAACACGCCTACCGTGCGCGCACGCGTGGGCCAGGACGTGGCCTTCCACGTGTACGGCGGCGACGGCATGTTCCACACTTTCCACGTCCACGGGCACCGCTGGACGGGTGACGCCGGCGCGCACGTGGACAACCCCACGCTCGGTCCGCACGAGGTGATCACCGCCCGGTGGACGGAGGACAACGTGGGCCGCTGGCTGTACCACTGCCACGTCTTCAGCCACCAGGACGCCGGGATGGCCGGCTGGTACCTGGTGGAACCGTAA
- a CDS encoding alkaline phosphatase family protein, translating into MGEFRDPEAAERLAFHAPDEYLRRREFLGRTAMLAGLAAGMGVLLDPETLVAEAAARQGKVPLPSPRNLPIDTFVVLMMENRSFDHYLGWLPSADGRQAGLSYTDTQGNTFQTHRLTPDFQGCAFLDPDHSWQGGRTQLDGGKMDGFLRAQSDVFSIGYYEEHDLPFIPSVARAFTTYDRFFCSLLGSTFPNREYMHAAQSYGMTDNSLPVSSGGFPDTTIFHALSQKGVSNRYFFTDLPVAALWGAPGLARSGHVQEYYERCAHGTLPHVSFVDPQFEDEDSGTSGDEHPHGDVRAGQAFMSDVVHAFMESPQWKRGALFIVYDEWGGFFDHVRPPRVPDIRSSQDLSQDFGQMGFRIPAVAVSPWVRRHHVDHTIYGFESILKMIEYRFGLAPLTVRDKYARNIARSFDFEGKPRLALPHLPDPAAVMSHACQAPVVGAPNPGVPLPGVPLGPGVPAAQLAKRRKPHDLAYLNSSGYLERLGFHYKPATADTTFRHPSQVKGR; encoded by the coding sequence GTGGGGGAGTTTCGAGACCCCGAGGCGGCTGAGCGACTGGCCTTCCACGCGCCTGACGAGTACCTGCGGCGGCGCGAGTTCCTCGGGCGCACCGCGATGCTCGCCGGGCTGGCCGCCGGCATGGGCGTGCTGCTCGACCCGGAGACGCTCGTGGCCGAGGCGGCCGCGCGCCAGGGCAAGGTGCCGCTGCCGAGCCCGCGCAACCTCCCGATCGACACGTTCGTGGTGTTGATGATGGAGAACCGCTCCTTCGACCACTACCTCGGCTGGCTGCCGAGCGCGGACGGGCGGCAGGCCGGGCTGAGCTACACCGACACACAGGGCAACACGTTCCAGACGCACCGCCTCACGCCCGACTTCCAGGGCTGCGCGTTCCTCGACCCCGACCACTCGTGGCAGGGCGGCCGCACGCAGCTCGACGGCGGCAAGATGGACGGCTTCCTGCGCGCGCAATCGGACGTGTTCTCGATCGGCTACTACGAGGAGCACGACCTGCCGTTCATCCCGAGCGTCGCGCGGGCGTTCACCACGTACGACCGCTTCTTCTGCTCGCTGCTCGGCTCGACCTTTCCCAACCGCGAGTACATGCACGCCGCGCAGTCGTACGGCATGACGGACAACTCGCTTCCGGTGTCGAGCGGAGGCTTCCCGGACACGACGATCTTCCATGCGCTCAGCCAGAAGGGGGTATCCAACCGCTACTTCTTCACGGACCTGCCGGTGGCGGCGCTATGGGGAGCGCCGGGGCTCGCGCGGTCGGGGCACGTGCAGGAGTACTACGAGCGCTGCGCGCACGGCACGCTGCCGCACGTGTCGTTCGTGGACCCGCAGTTCGAGGACGAGGACAGCGGCACCTCGGGCGACGAGCATCCGCACGGCGACGTGCGTGCCGGGCAGGCGTTCATGTCCGACGTGGTGCACGCGTTCATGGAGTCTCCGCAGTGGAAGCGCGGCGCGCTGTTCATCGTGTACGACGAGTGGGGCGGGTTCTTCGACCACGTCCGGCCGCCACGGGTACCCGACATCCGCTCGAGCCAGGACCTGAGCCAGGACTTCGGCCAGATGGGCTTCCGCATCCCGGCGGTGGCCGTGTCGCCATGGGTGCGGCGCCACCACGTGGATCACACGATCTATGGCTTCGAGTCGATCCTGAAGATGATCGAGTACCGCTTCGGCCTCGCGCCGCTCACGGTGCGCGACAAGTACGCCCGCAACATCGCTCGCTCGTTCGACTTCGAGGGCAAGCCGCGGCTCGCGCTACCACACCTGCCCGACCCGGCGGCGGTGATGTCGCACGCGTGCCAGGCGCCGGTGGTGGGGGCGCCGAATCCGGGCGTGCCGCTGCCGGGGGTGCCGCTCGGGCCCGGCGTGCCGGCGGCGCAGCTCGCCAAGCGCCGCAAGCCGCACGACCTCGCGTACCTCAACTCGAGCGGCTACCTCGAGCGGCTCGGCTTCCACTACAAGCCCGCGACGGCCGACACCACCTTCCGCCACCCGTCTCAGGTGAAGGGGCGCTGA